A window of Salvelinus alpinus chromosome 31, SLU_Salpinus.1, whole genome shotgun sequence contains these coding sequences:
- the LOC139561159 gene encoding rRNA N(6)-adenosine-methyltransferase ZCCHC4-like isoform X2, translated as MQLKGSDEDGFGIEIVLQQGDRKAPSCVHGPTLLFEKVCKGEEEGRRFYACSACRDRKECNFFQWEDDKVSEARLLAREEENRSKMPRFTHQEYCSRFRKFLALPLGRRFCQDCQLLLLPGEWEIHASHKMSQADDITEARLSRPSLMLKPLENKKSNAQYLFADRSCHFLLETLAKLGYRKVLCVGTPRLHELIKLRNQEGKSDPMKTLLLDIDFRYAQFYGQDEFCHYNMFNHHFFGGQAASGVLRAFLGEEDGEKVIMVSDPPFGGLVKPLAHSFSQISETWHKLQTSEGSVVEMPIVWIFPYFFEPRILECFPSFTMLDYQVDYDNHPLYKHGKTGRKQSPVRLFTNLTPRDVVLPREEGYRFCKVCQRYVWSGNKHCTKCNLCPSKDGRTWKHCSECQKCVKPSWRHCQSCSRCALPDHPCGNSPGLEGCFNCGSLKHKRKACPLKDKRRADNKSKAKGGRNLPKQPMKSNSKRKSGAQRRANKLKKMTE; from the exons ATGCAACTAAAAGGATCAGATGAAGACGGCTTTGGAATAGAGATCGTCCTTCAACAGGGAGACAGAAAAGCACCATCGTGTGTGCATG GTCCAACTTTGTTGTTTGAGAAGGTCTgcaaaggagaggaggaaggccgGAGGTTTTATGCCTGCTCAGCGTGCAGAGACAGAAAAGAATGCAATTTCTTTCAGTGGGAAGATGATAAG GTGTCGGAGGCCAGGCTTTTGGCCAGAGAGGAGGAGAACCGGTCAAAGATGCCTCGTTTTACCCATCAGGAGTACTGCTCCAG GTTCAGAAAGTTCCTTGCCCTCCCCCTAGGCAGGAGGTTCTGCCAGGACtgtcagctcctcctcctcccagggGAATGGGAAATCCACGCTTCTCACAAGATGTCGCaggctgatgacatcacagaggccCGGCTGAGCAGGCCCAGTCTAATGCTCAAACCCCTGGAGAACAAGAAGAGCAACGCCCAGTACCTGTTTGCCGACCGCAGCTGTCACTTCCTGTTGGAGACCCTGGCCAAGCTGGGCTACAGGAAGGTGCTCTGTGTCGGAACACCCAG ACTCCATGAGCTGATCAAGCTAAGAAATCAGGAGGGCAAGAGTGACCCCATGAAGACTCTGCTACTGGACATTGACTTCAG ATATGCCCAGTTTTATGGCCAGGATGAGTTCTGTCACTACAACATGTTCAATCATCACTTTTTTGGAGGACAG GCGGCAAGTGGGGTCCTCCGCGCCTTCCTCGGTGAGGAAGATGGGGAGAAGGTGATCATGGTGTCCGACCCTCCGTTCGGGGGCCTGGTGAAGCCTCTGGCCCACAGTTTCTCTCAGATCTCAGAGACCTGGCACAAACTGCAGACCTCCGAGGGCAGTGTTGTGGAGATGCCCATAGTGTGGATCTTCCCCTACTTCTTTGAGCCGCGCATCCTGGAGTGCTTCCCCTCTTTCACCATGCTAGACTACCAG GTGGACTACGACAACCATCCCCTCTACAAACATGGGAAAACGGGTAGAAAGCAGTCCCCAGTCCGCCTGTTCACCAACCTGACACCACGAGACGTTGTTCTCCCTAGGGAGGAGGGTTACAG ATTCTGCAAAGTCTGTCAGCGATATGTGTGGTCTGGGAACAAGCATTGTACTAAATGCAACTTGTGCCCTTCGAAG GACGGGAGAACGTGGAAGCACTGCTCAGAGTGCCAGAAGTGTGTGAAGCCTT CCTGGCGCCACTGCCAGTCCTGTTCCCGCTGTGCCCTCCCAGACCACCCCTGTGGGAACAGCCCAGGTCTGGAGGGCTGCTTCAACTGTGGCAGCCTGAAGCACAAGCGCAAAGCCTGCCCCCTCAAAGACAAACGGAGGGCCGATAACAA ATCCAAGGCCAAGGGAGGCAGGAACCTGCCCAAACAACCCATGAAGTCCAATTCCAAGAGGAAGTCTGGGGCCCAGCGCAGAGCCAACAAGTTGAAGAAGATGACCGAATAA
- the LOC139561159 gene encoding rRNA N(6)-adenosine-methyltransferase ZCCHC4-like isoform X1 yields the protein MQLKGSDEDGFGIEIVLQQGDRKAPSCVHGPTLLFEKVCKGEEEGRRFYACSACRDRKECNFFQWEDDKVSEARLLAREEENRSKMPRFTHQEYCSRFRKFLALPLGRRFCQDCQLLLLPGEWEIHASHKMSQADDITEARLSRPSLMLKPLENKKSNAQYLFADRSCHFLLETLAKLGYRKVLCVGTPRLHELIKLRNQEGKSDPMKTLLLDIDFRYAQFYGQDEFCHYNMFNHHFFGGQAASGVLRAFLGEEDGEKVIMVSDPPFGGLVKPLAHSFSQISETWHKLQTSEGSVVEMPIVWIFPYFFEPRILECFPSFTMLDYQVDYDNHPLYKHGKTGRKQSPVRLFTNLTPRDVVLPREEGYRFCKVCQRYVWSGNKHCTKCNLCPSKDGRTWKHCSECQKCVKPSWRHCQSCSRCALPDHPCGNSPGLEGCFNCGSLKHKRKACPLKDKRRADNNRSKAKGGRNLPKQPMKSNSKRKSGAQRRANKLKKMTE from the exons ATGCAACTAAAAGGATCAGATGAAGACGGCTTTGGAATAGAGATCGTCCTTCAACAGGGAGACAGAAAAGCACCATCGTGTGTGCATG GTCCAACTTTGTTGTTTGAGAAGGTCTgcaaaggagaggaggaaggccgGAGGTTTTATGCCTGCTCAGCGTGCAGAGACAGAAAAGAATGCAATTTCTTTCAGTGGGAAGATGATAAG GTGTCGGAGGCCAGGCTTTTGGCCAGAGAGGAGGAGAACCGGTCAAAGATGCCTCGTTTTACCCATCAGGAGTACTGCTCCAG GTTCAGAAAGTTCCTTGCCCTCCCCCTAGGCAGGAGGTTCTGCCAGGACtgtcagctcctcctcctcccagggGAATGGGAAATCCACGCTTCTCACAAGATGTCGCaggctgatgacatcacagaggccCGGCTGAGCAGGCCCAGTCTAATGCTCAAACCCCTGGAGAACAAGAAGAGCAACGCCCAGTACCTGTTTGCCGACCGCAGCTGTCACTTCCTGTTGGAGACCCTGGCCAAGCTGGGCTACAGGAAGGTGCTCTGTGTCGGAACACCCAG ACTCCATGAGCTGATCAAGCTAAGAAATCAGGAGGGCAAGAGTGACCCCATGAAGACTCTGCTACTGGACATTGACTTCAG ATATGCCCAGTTTTATGGCCAGGATGAGTTCTGTCACTACAACATGTTCAATCATCACTTTTTTGGAGGACAG GCGGCAAGTGGGGTCCTCCGCGCCTTCCTCGGTGAGGAAGATGGGGAGAAGGTGATCATGGTGTCCGACCCTCCGTTCGGGGGCCTGGTGAAGCCTCTGGCCCACAGTTTCTCTCAGATCTCAGAGACCTGGCACAAACTGCAGACCTCCGAGGGCAGTGTTGTGGAGATGCCCATAGTGTGGATCTTCCCCTACTTCTTTGAGCCGCGCATCCTGGAGTGCTTCCCCTCTTTCACCATGCTAGACTACCAG GTGGACTACGACAACCATCCCCTCTACAAACATGGGAAAACGGGTAGAAAGCAGTCCCCAGTCCGCCTGTTCACCAACCTGACACCACGAGACGTTGTTCTCCCTAGGGAGGAGGGTTACAG ATTCTGCAAAGTCTGTCAGCGATATGTGTGGTCTGGGAACAAGCATTGTACTAAATGCAACTTGTGCCCTTCGAAG GACGGGAGAACGTGGAAGCACTGCTCAGAGTGCCAGAAGTGTGTGAAGCCTT CCTGGCGCCACTGCCAGTCCTGTTCCCGCTGTGCCCTCCCAGACCACCCCTGTGGGAACAGCCCAGGTCTGGAGGGCTGCTTCAACTGTGGCAGCCTGAAGCACAAGCGCAAAGCCTGCCCCCTCAAAGACAAACGGAGGGCCGATAACAA tAGATCCAAGGCCAAGGGAGGCAGGAACCTGCCCAAACAACCCATGAAGTCCAATTCCAAGAGGAAGTCTGGGGCCCAGCGCAGAGCCAACAAGTTGAAGAAGATGACCGAATAA